The Jeotgalibaca sp. MA1X17-3 genome has a segment encoding these proteins:
- a CDS encoding transcriptional regulator, with protein MNPVLEQYKMFVLFLEKSLGAQYEIVLHWLEDDGSYIAAIANSHISGRTEQSPLTGFALELIQNEVYLEKDFVTNYQALTKTGSPIQGSTFFIKNQENILLGLLCINVDTSEFRNLSTKILQLANLQSNEPSPTKKGPYSIEQGLNHSESTEDLSGMIEEVVFSMIDPEKLRGPFTLHQEMKIKIVEELEKKGVFQLKGAVPRVAEALKVSEPSIYRYLKTINKREEQIEK; from the coding sequence ATGAATCCAGTTCTAGAGCAATACAAAATGTTTGTCCTATTTTTAGAAAAATCTTTGGGTGCTCAGTACGAGATTGTCTTGCACTGGCTAGAAGATGATGGTTCCTACATAGCTGCTATTGCAAATTCGCACATTAGTGGCAGGACAGAACAGTCTCCTTTAACTGGTTTTGCTCTGGAACTAATCCAGAATGAAGTATATTTAGAAAAAGACTTTGTAACAAATTATCAGGCACTAACTAAAACAGGATCTCCCATACAAGGCTCTACCTTTTTTATTAAAAATCAAGAGAACATTTTGTTAGGCCTTCTCTGTATAAATGTTGATACAAGCGAATTTAGAAACCTATCTACTAAAATTTTACAGTTAGCCAATCTACAGAGTAACGAACCCTCTCCTACAAAAAAAGGTCCCTATTCTATAGAACAGGGATTAAATCATTCAGAATCAACGGAGGATTTATCGGGAATGATCGAAGAGGTAGTTTTCTCAATGATTGACCCGGAAAAATTAAGAGGACCCTTTACTCTTCATCAGGAAATGAAAATAAAAATCGTAGAGGAATTAGAAAAGAAAGGGGTCTTTCAATTAAAAGGTGCTGTCCCTCGCGTGGCTGAAGCATTGAAAGTCTCAGAACCTAGTATTTATAGGTATTTAAAAACCATTAATAAGAGAGAGGAACAAATTGAAAAATAG
- a CDS encoding CopY/TcrY family copper transport repressor, with protein sequence MLPTLFKITDAEWEIMRVVWANEAVTSKEIIAILKNKKQWKAATIKTLIGRLVEKGALHTLEEGRKFIYSAAITQEESMDVVTKDVLSRVCNKRKGHVISTMIADTTLSSADIFTLKALLEQKSTMALNEVLCECVSGQCECEEQHH encoded by the coding sequence ATGTTACCTACTTTATTCAAAATAACAGATGCTGAATGGGAAATCATGCGTGTAGTCTGGGCAAATGAAGCAGTCACCAGTAAAGAAATTATCGCTATTCTGAAAAACAAAAAACAATGGAAAGCTGCTACGATCAAAACGTTAATCGGACGTTTAGTCGAGAAAGGGGCTCTCCACACCTTGGAAGAAGGAAGAAAATTTATTTATTCAGCAGCAATTACTCAGGAAGAAAGCATGGATGTGGTCACGAAGGATGTTCTTTCTCGAGTTTGTAATAAACGTAAAGGCCATGTCATTAGCACGATGATTGCTGATACTACTTTGAGTAGCGCCGATATTTTTACATTAAAGGCTTTATTGGAACAAAAAAGTACGATGGCACTGAATGAGGTGTTGTGTGAATGTGTGTCAGGGCAATGTGAATGTGAAGAACAACATCATTGA
- a CDS encoding heavy metal translocating P-type ATPase: MDKKKNHTSSKKEQSSHDHQNHGPMNHNHEESKDPTSPHTSHEEHENHGGHRGHEHHHHGSFKEIFLKSLPFGIIIMLLSPMMGVTFPFQFSFLYSDILVSILATLLIVYGGKPFYMGAMDEFKQRVPGMMALVTLGIGVSYFYSIYAVVARYITGEHIMDFFFEFASLLLIMLLGHWIEMKAVGEAGDAQKALAELMPKDANLVLEDDSIESRPVSQLQVGDLIRVQAGENIPADGVIQRGQSRVNESLLTGESKPIEKNTGDKVIGGSTNNEGVLYVEVQETGDKSFISQVQTLIRQAQDQPSRAENLANKVASWLFYVAIAAAVTAFIIWLFLTDVQTAILFTVTTLVIACPHALGLAIPLVVARSTSLGASRGLLVKDREALELATKADVMILDKTGTLTTGEFKVLNAETLSNRYSVDEVLALMAGIEGGSSHPIAQSIVSYAENKEVKPTTFSSINVISGAGVEGETNGRLYELISQKAFGKTIEFDIPKGATVSYLVEEGEVIGAVALGDELKPTSKELMNVLKSRGIKPIMATGDNEKAAQGVAEELGIEYKANQSPQDKYELVESLKKEGKTVIMVGDGVNDAPSLALADVGVAIGAGTQVALDSADVILTQSDPGDIESFIELAHKTTSKMRQNLIWGAGYNFIAIPIAAGILAPIGIILAPALGAVLMSVSTVIVAINAMTLRLKD, encoded by the coding sequence ATGGACAAAAAAAAGAATCATACGAGCAGTAAGAAGGAGCAATCTTCTCATGACCATCAGAATCATGGTCCTATGAATCATAATCATGAAGAAAGTAAAGATCCTACCTCTCCTCATACTTCTCACGAGGAGCATGAAAATCATGGTGGTCATCGTGGTCATGAACACCATCATCATGGTAGTTTTAAAGAAATATTCTTGAAATCTCTCCCATTTGGAATCATTATTATGTTGTTGTCTCCAATGATGGGGGTTACTTTTCCCTTTCAATTTTCGTTTCTATATTCAGATATCCTTGTTTCTATACTGGCAACTCTACTCATTGTATATGGAGGAAAACCTTTCTACATGGGTGCAATGGATGAGTTTAAACAAAGAGTACCAGGAATGATGGCCCTTGTAACACTGGGGATAGGGGTTTCTTATTTTTATAGTATTTATGCTGTTGTAGCTAGATACATTACTGGCGAACACATCATGGATTTTTTCTTTGAATTTGCTTCCCTACTTTTAATTATGTTACTCGGTCATTGGATTGAAATGAAAGCAGTAGGAGAAGCTGGAGATGCTCAAAAAGCTCTTGCTGAATTAATGCCAAAAGATGCTAATCTTGTTTTAGAAGATGATTCTATTGAATCACGTCCGGTCTCTCAGTTACAAGTTGGTGATTTAATCCGTGTTCAGGCTGGCGAAAATATCCCTGCAGATGGTGTAATCCAAAGAGGGCAATCAAGAGTCAATGAATCTTTATTAACCGGCGAATCAAAGCCTATTGAAAAAAATACGGGAGATAAAGTAATTGGTGGTTCAACAAATAATGAAGGTGTTTTGTATGTCGAGGTACAAGAAACTGGCGATAAATCGTTTATTTCTCAAGTACAAACGTTGATTAGACAAGCGCAAGACCAGCCTTCCCGAGCTGAAAACCTTGCTAATAAAGTAGCAAGTTGGCTATTTTATGTTGCAATAGCGGCAGCTGTAACGGCATTCATCATCTGGCTGTTTTTAACGGATGTACAAACGGCCATTCTATTTACAGTAACTACTTTGGTTATTGCTTGCCCCCATGCACTAGGGTTAGCTATTCCACTTGTTGTAGCACGAAGCACGAGTTTAGGTGCCAGCCGTGGATTGCTCGTTAAAGATCGTGAAGCGTTAGAATTGGCAACAAAAGCAGATGTAATGATTTTAGATAAAACAGGAACATTGACTACAGGTGAGTTTAAGGTTTTGAATGCAGAAACGTTAAGTAACCGCTACAGTGTAGATGAAGTACTTGCTTTAATGGCCGGAATTGAAGGTGGATCCAGTCACCCAATCGCTCAGTCCATCGTAAGCTATGCTGAAAATAAAGAAGTTAAACCGACTACCTTTAGCTCTATAAATGTAATTTCTGGTGCCGGAGTTGAAGGAGAAACAAATGGTCGTCTCTATGAATTGATCAGTCAAAAGGCATTTGGAAAGACCATTGAATTTGATATTCCAAAAGGAGCAACGGTTAGTTATTTAGTTGAAGAAGGAGAAGTAATTGGGGCTGTTGCTTTAGGTGATGAATTAAAACCAACGAGTAAAGAACTCATGAACGTACTGAAGTCTCGGGGAATCAAGCCTATTATGGCGACTGGAGATAACGAGAAAGCTGCTCAAGGGGTTGCAGAAGAATTAGGAATTGAATACAAAGCAAATCAATCCCCACAAGATAAATATGAGTTGGTTGAATCCTTAAAGAAGGAAGGGAAAACTGTAATTATGGTAGGAGATGGAGTGAATGATGCACCTTCTCTTGCTCTAGCGGATGTTGGAGTAGCGATAGGAGCGGGGACACAAGTAGCTCTTGATTCAGCAGATGTCATTTTAACGCAATCTGATCCAGGTGACATTGAGTCCTTTATTGAATTAGCTCATAAAACAACTAGCAAGATGAGACAGAACTTAATCTGGGGAGCCGGATACAACTTTATTGCAATTCCTATAGCTGCAGGAATCTTAGCACCTATCGGAATTATCTTAGCTCCAGCTTTAGGAGCTGTGTTAATGTCAGTTTCAACGGTTATCGTGGCCATCAACGCTATGACGCTAAGATTGAAAGATTAG
- the gap gene encoding type I glyceraldehyde-3-phosphate dehydrogenase, producing the protein MTVKVAINGFGRVGRLAYRRIKELASTELEVVAVNDLTDMEDLAYLLKYDTAHGTLSYSIEVEKNSLFVDGKEVKVYEEADASKLPWGELGIDIVLECTGFYASSEKSNAHLEAGAKKVMISAPPKDEGTKIGVYGVNEETLTRDDRIVSAASCTTNALALMTKVLVDEFGIQRGLMTGSRAYTATQSLQDAPGGRKKRAGAQNVIPATTGAAKALGKVIPKVEGIITGTSTRVPVITAGFVELYSVLDQKVTIDEVNEAMKAASSEAYGYTQDEVVSSDIVGDTHGSTFDATLTEVMDANGGQMVKTVAWYDNEYGFVSNMIRLLEYFAKLG; encoded by the coding sequence ATGACAGTAAAAGTAGCAATCAATGGGTTTGGTCGCGTTGGTCGATTAGCTTATCGTCGAATCAAAGAGTTAGCTAGTACGGAATTAGAGGTGGTTGCCGTTAATGATTTAACTGATATGGAAGACTTAGCTTACTTGTTAAAATATGATACTGCTCACGGCACACTCTCCTATTCCATAGAAGTGGAAAAGAACTCTCTTTTTGTTGACGGAAAAGAGGTTAAAGTCTATGAGGAAGCAGATGCCAGCAAACTACCATGGGGAGAACTAGGAATTGATATTGTCCTTGAGTGTACGGGTTTCTATGCGTCTTCAGAAAAATCCAATGCTCACTTAGAGGCAGGAGCTAAAAAAGTGATGATTTCTGCTCCCCCTAAAGATGAGGGTACAAAAATTGGAGTATATGGAGTTAATGAGGAAACATTGACCCGGGATGATCGTATTGTTTCTGCTGCTTCCTGTACAACGAATGCGCTGGCTTTGATGACAAAAGTATTAGTCGATGAATTCGGCATTCAAAGAGGTCTGATGACAGGTTCGCGTGCCTATACAGCCACACAATCTCTTCAAGATGCTCCCGGTGGTCGCAAGAAACGTGCAGGCGCGCAAAATGTTATTCCAGCAACTACAGGTGCCGCTAAAGCATTAGGTAAGGTTATACCAAAAGTAGAGGGAATAATAACAGGCACTTCCACTCGTGTTCCTGTTATTACAGCAGGCTTTGTCGAACTTTATTCCGTACTCGACCAAAAGGTAACAATTGATGAGGTAAACGAAGCAATGAAAGCTGCTTCGAGTGAGGCTTATGGGTACACTCAAGATGAAGTAGTGTCTTCTGATATAGTTGGTGACACTCACGGTTCTACCTTTGATGCGACCTTAACGGAAGTAATGGATGCAAATGGTGGACAGATGGTGAAAACAGTTGCTTGGTATGATAATGAGTACGGGTTTGTTTCTAATATGATTCGACTCCTGGAATATTTTGCAAAACTAGGTTAA
- a CDS encoding heavy-metal-associated domain-containing protein, translating to MRTEVRVEGMKCKGCAHTVQEKLEAIEGVNSVEVNLENKKVVVESKSEINKEAFRTALSETNYSVVG from the coding sequence ATGAGAACAGAAGTAAGGGTAGAAGGTATGAAGTGTAAAGGGTGCGCTCATACGGTCCAAGAAAAATTGGAAGCAATTGAAGGTGTAAATTCAGTAGAAGTAAATTTAGAGAATAAAAAGGTTGTTGTAGAAAGTAAATCAGAAATTAACAAAGAAGCATTTAGAACTGCATTATCAGAAACAAACTACTCTGTCGTTGGGTAA
- a CDS encoding peptidoglycan DD-metalloendopeptidase family protein, translated as MKRNKKKIFRILRTTIWLGLLLVSLDVKAAPVEELNQEKTKLENRLNELNEDDKGQQREIDTLEIRKEHLGIETALLQKKIDKLTLRLVEQQEDLYSFEGKINELEKETQRIEERIILREEKLETQARTVQTDISPAILLETVINSENIVEARGNVNLINRIMSNNQEIIVQQKNDKEILVEVKQEVEEEKMKIEELRTTMEVAKTNLITQRANLENEIVQIGKEYELSIAEKETIRQEQQSIIDETSILSDELKKEQNRLVEEEATKQHILQEEAMEMAGEIAPESFFEESVAVIDKGDSSEESPSNRQQKKESTSGFIVPSDGVVTDPLGPRIHPITGERKLHTGIDIIAGSGPINAAQGGTILVAGFHNSWGYYVKMDHGNGFQTLYAHMEAGSLLVAPNQVVSQGQQLGIMGSTGDSTGIHLHFEIYERGVQINPGPYLGL; from the coding sequence ATGAAGAGGAATAAAAAGAAAATATTCAGAATTTTACGGACTACTATCTGGTTGGGTTTGCTTTTAGTTTCTTTAGATGTGAAAGCTGCACCGGTCGAGGAACTAAATCAAGAAAAGACAAAGTTAGAGAACAGACTAAATGAATTAAATGAAGATGATAAAGGGCAGCAAAGGGAAATAGATACCCTTGAAATTAGAAAAGAGCACCTTGGAATTGAAACAGCTCTCCTTCAAAAGAAGATTGATAAGCTTACCCTGCGGTTAGTTGAGCAGCAGGAAGATTTATATAGTTTCGAAGGAAAAATAAATGAGTTAGAGAAAGAGACACAAAGGATAGAGGAACGAATCATTCTGAGGGAAGAGAAACTGGAGACTCAAGCTCGGACTGTACAAACAGATATTAGTCCAGCCATTCTCCTAGAAACAGTAATCAACTCAGAAAACATTGTAGAAGCAAGGGGTAATGTAAATCTAATAAATCGCATTATGAGTAATAATCAGGAAATTATTGTTCAACAGAAAAATGACAAAGAAATATTGGTAGAAGTAAAGCAAGAGGTAGAAGAAGAAAAGATGAAAATAGAAGAGCTACGCACAACGATGGAAGTGGCAAAAACCAATCTCATCACACAAAGAGCAAATTTGGAAAATGAAATTGTCCAAATTGGAAAAGAATATGAACTTTCGATTGCAGAAAAAGAAACTATTAGACAAGAACAACAGAGTATTATAGATGAAACAAGTATTTTATCTGATGAATTAAAAAAAGAGCAAAACCGACTAGTAGAAGAGGAAGCAACTAAACAACATATCTTACAGGAGGAAGCTATGGAAATGGCAGGTGAAATTGCTCCAGAGAGTTTTTTTGAAGAGAGTGTTGCAGTGATCGATAAAGGAGACTCTTCAGAAGAGTCTCCTTCTAATAGGCAGCAGAAGAAGGAGAGTACATCTGGATTCATAGTACCAAGCGATGGCGTTGTAACAGATCCACTTGGCCCTCGAATTCATCCTATCACGGGGGAACGGAAACTGCATACAGGTATTGATATTATTGCAGGTTCGGGGCCAATTAATGCCGCACAAGGCGGAACCATTTTAGTTGCTGGCTTTCATAACTCTTGGGGGTATTATGTAAAGATGGATCATGGAAATGGATTTCAGACTCTATACGCTCATATGGAAGCAGGTAGCCTTCTTGTTGCTCCAAACCAAGTAGTGTCACAAGGACAACAATTGGGAATAATGGGATCAACGGGGGACTCTACGGGGATTCATCTACATTTCGAGATCTATGAAAGGGGAGTCCAAATTAATCCTGGACCTTATTTGGGACTATAG
- a CDS encoding SHOCT domain-containing protein, producing MWRFSQGGMGSMGGMMLMGLFWLIIFIVIVYLVIKVLSNKTGSSIREETPLDILQKEFAKGNITEEEYLSRKKYIE from the coding sequence ATGTGGAGGTTTTCTCAAGGAGGCATGGGTAGTATGGGCGGTATGATGTTAATGGGGTTATTTTGGCTCATCATTTTTATTGTGATTGTGTATCTAGTTATAAAAGTACTTTCTAATAAAACGGGGAGTTCCATAAGGGAAGAAACCCCGCTAGATATCCTTCAAAAAGAATTTGCGAAGGGAAACATCACAGAAGAAGAGTACTTAAGTAGAAAGAAATATATAGAGTAA
- a CDS encoding NusG domain II-containing protein translates to MVKPFDVIIVFFLIVLSFLPSLIFTSHTVHSDANKRYAVISINGEEMDRFLLTGNEEHKLITYYPAPGIYNIVEIDGERIRDKEDNSPQQIAVRTGWIQSTGQTSLNIPHRFLIEIVSENREESDIDILVK, encoded by the coding sequence ATGGTAAAGCCTTTTGATGTTATTATCGTTTTCTTTCTGATTGTTCTATCGTTTTTACCATCACTGATCTTTACTTCCCATACTGTTCATAGTGATGCGAATAAACGGTATGCAGTTATCTCAATCAATGGGGAGGAAATGGATCGTTTCCTCCTGACCGGGAATGAGGAACATAAACTAATTACGTATTATCCAGCACCGGGGATCTATAACATTGTTGAAATTGATGGAGAAAGAATTCGTGATAAAGAAGATAATAGTCCTCAACAAATTGCAGTAAGAACAGGATGGATCCAATCTACTGGGCAAACTAGTCTCAACATTCCCCATCGATTTCTTATTGAAATCGTTTCAGAGAATCGAGAAGAGTCAGACATTGATATCCTGGTAAAATAA
- a CDS encoding multicopper oxidase family protein: MKKNNKWYLTIMLSVIVLIVYVGYFIIDREEDSRNDIVNIELPLNNTINQNKNSSKLPIPPLLEDKNPESGKAEFDLSVQYGEMEFFEGQKADTLGYNGDYLGPIIKVSKGDEVKINVKNTLDEFTTVHWHGLEVPAEMDGGPHQGIEPRSTWNPNFTINQPAATLWYHPHLLDKTGEQVYKGLAGLFYIEDEKSKELNIPKDHGINDIPLIVQDKRFTKEGNIPYELNMRDTMDGFFGNTVLINGAISPELDVKSELVRLRILNGSNARDYDFNFSDNASFYQIASDGGFLKESVEMTNVKLAPAERAEILVDFSKYKVGDQVTFRDTENNLMTINIVEDSTKKIEIPRELVEIPTYNRDDIVRSREFVMSGMGPMVAINGKQMDMDRIDEEVKVNELEEWVVSNQSSGGMMSSSPHPFHVHGVQFQIVERNGEVPPLNEQGWKDTVMVKNNEEVKLLVIFKEKGLFMYHCHILEHEDSGMMGQFIVD; encoded by the coding sequence ATGAAAAAAAATAATAAATGGTATTTAACTATCATGTTATCTGTAATAGTATTAATAGTTTATGTGGGCTATTTTATTATAGATAGAGAAGAAGATTCTCGCAATGACATTGTAAATATAGAATTACCATTAAATAATACTATTAATCAAAATAAAAACAGCAGTAAGTTGCCCATTCCACCTCTCTTGGAGGATAAGAATCCTGAAAGTGGAAAAGCAGAATTTGATTTGAGCGTACAATATGGAGAAATGGAGTTTTTTGAAGGCCAAAAAGCAGATACTTTGGGTTATAACGGAGACTATCTAGGTCCCATTATAAAGGTTAGTAAAGGTGATGAAGTAAAAATAAATGTAAAAAATACACTGGATGAATTCACTACCGTACATTGGCATGGTTTAGAGGTACCAGCTGAGATGGATGGGGGGCCACACCAAGGAATAGAACCACGCTCAACTTGGAATCCCAATTTTACAATCAACCAACCAGCTGCGACACTATGGTACCATCCCCATTTACTAGATAAAACGGGTGAACAAGTCTATAAAGGACTTGCCGGACTCTTCTATATTGAAGACGAAAAATCAAAAGAATTAAATATCCCCAAAGATCATGGTATCAATGATATTCCATTGATCGTACAGGATAAGCGGTTTACGAAAGAGGGAAACATCCCTTATGAATTAAACATGAGAGATACTATGGATGGCTTCTTTGGGAACACCGTTTTAATTAATGGAGCAATCAGTCCTGAATTAGATGTTAAAAGTGAACTGGTTAGATTAAGGATTTTAAATGGATCCAATGCTAGAGATTATGATTTCAACTTTAGCGATAATGCTAGCTTTTATCAAATTGCTTCTGATGGGGGATTTTTAAAAGAAAGTGTAGAAATGACTAATGTAAAGCTCGCACCAGCTGAGAGAGCTGAAATACTCGTTGATTTTTCTAAGTATAAAGTGGGAGATCAAGTAACATTTAGAGATACCGAGAATAATTTGATGACGATAAATATAGTGGAAGACAGTACTAAAAAGATAGAAATACCTAGAGAGCTAGTAGAAATACCAACATACAATAGAGATGATATCGTTCGTTCAAGAGAATTTGTTATGAGTGGTATGGGTCCAATGGTAGCGATTAATGGCAAGCAAATGGATATGGATAGAATAGATGAAGAAGTAAAGGTAAACGAACTAGAAGAGTGGGTGGTATCTAACCAGTCATCAGGAGGAATGATGTCTTCCTCACCTCATCCTTTCCATGTACACGGGGTACAATTTCAGATCGTGGAAAGAAACGGAGAAGTACCCCCATTGAATGAACAAGGTTGGAAAGATACCGTAATGGTCAAAAATAATGAAGAAGTAAAATTATTAGTAATTTTTAAAGAGAAAGGTCTTTTTATGTACCATTGTCATATTTTAGAACATGAAGATTCAGGGATGATGGGGCAATTTATAGTTGACTAA
- a CDS encoding SHOCT domain-containing protein: MHTQFDYIDSNMFLVWLIPVAVFLVIGFSIYMINNNENRTSTESVFDILDKRYANGEIDEVEYLRKKKALKR; the protein is encoded by the coding sequence ATGCATACCCAATTTGATTATATAGATTCTAATATGTTCTTAGTTTGGTTGATACCGGTAGCAGTCTTCTTAGTGATTGGATTTTCAATCTATATGATAAATAATAATGAAAATAGAACCAGTACAGAATCTGTATTTGATATTTTAGATAAAAGGTACGCAAATGGAGAAATTGATGAAGTAGAGTATCTTCGGAAGAAGAAAGCATTAAAAAGATAA
- a CDS encoding DUF302 domain-containing protein → MNIVYERRTDKSLHEAIQSLEESLKEASFGVLWQLNFKDKLAEKGLELKDDFIVLEVCNPKQAKDVLEKNIHVGYVLPCKMVVRTEDRKTYVGMTSPEKLIGLFDESELKDIAKEVEASLKKAIAASI, encoded by the coding sequence ATGAATATTGTTTATGAGAGAAGAACCGATAAAAGTTTACATGAAGCGATTCAATCTTTAGAAGAGAGTTTAAAAGAAGCTAGTTTTGGAGTATTATGGCAATTAAACTTCAAAGACAAGCTTGCTGAAAAGGGATTAGAATTAAAGGATGATTTTATCGTTCTAGAGGTGTGTAATCCCAAACAGGCAAAAGATGTATTGGAAAAAAATATTCATGTAGGATATGTGTTGCCGTGTAAAATGGTGGTGAGAACTGAAGATAGGAAGACCTACGTGGGAATGACAAGCCCTGAAAAACTTATTGGCTTGTTTGATGAATCAGAATTAAAAGACATCGCTAAGGAAGTGGAAGCTTCTTTAAAAAAAGCTATTGCAGCCTCAATCTAG
- a CDS encoding DUF305 domain-containing protein has translation MNKSYAKFLGMIVTAGILMYGVMYLNTYEIDHVYFSEMRLYMTILSTSVMAVVMLLFMLQMLKNKKANISIILVSILVFTGSFFLMRNQTTIDEVDYMQAMIPHHSIAILASERANIKDPRVKKLSEDIIKAQEKEIKEMKELIEELK, from the coding sequence ATGAATAAAAGTTATGCAAAATTTCTGGGAATGATTGTTACTGCTGGCATACTCATGTATGGAGTGATGTACCTGAATACCTACGAAATAGATCATGTATATTTTAGTGAAATGCGTTTGTACATGACTATATTATCAACAAGTGTCATGGCCGTTGTCATGCTTTTGTTTATGCTACAAATGCTTAAAAATAAAAAAGCAAATATTTCTATTATTTTAGTAAGCATTTTAGTATTTACAGGTTCGTTCTTTTTGATGCGGAACCAAACAACGATAGACGAAGTAGATTACATGCAAGCGATGATTCCTCATCACTCTATCGCTATACTAGCAAGTGAAAGAGCGAATATTAAAGATCCTAGAGTGAAGAAACTTTCGGAGGATATAATTAAAGCTCAAGAAAAAGAAATCAAAGAAATGAAAGAACTGATTGAAGAGCTTAAATAG
- a CDS encoding ISL3 family transposase yields MSHSHYIRTMLDLKDKNITFLQSFCKETKIKGILSKVFYGILSYTPLRCVNCGMGKEGTSIIKYGFKTSRLTLNSTSHYPTYLLLKKQRFYCKKCVSTFCAETSEVDRHCFISNTVKQSIAIESKDKISEKDLARRHHVSPTTTSRVIQIMASSFQLRTHSLPKHLSFDEFHSVGNQMSFIYIDSVTHQVIDVLSDRRLPTLRSHFGRYSTETRSKVETIVIDMNTPYLTLIHELFPRAKIIIDSFHLVQLISRSLNQTRVTCMNQYRTSNPEDLKKYRKLKRYWKLGLKRESDLNSVHYSYHRLFKGMKSQTGVMDYLLNLGDEYKTTYQFYQDLLFAFDQKDFVLFQEILKEAPVGLSSYMKTSLRTLKKYQSYVENTFLHPYTNGPIEGINNKIKVIKRIAFGFRSFSKFKTRILISCNTVQK; encoded by the coding sequence ATGTCCCATTCTCATTATATTCGAACCATGCTAGATTTGAAAGATAAAAACATTACGTTCTTACAATCCTTTTGTAAAGAGACGAAAATCAAAGGGATTCTCTCGAAGGTTTTTTATGGCATCCTTTCCTACACACCTCTCCGGTGTGTCAACTGTGGGATGGGAAAAGAAGGAACATCTATTATTAAATATGGCTTTAAGACGAGTCGGTTAACGTTGAATAGCACCAGCCATTACCCAACATACTTACTGCTAAAAAAACAACGCTTTTATTGTAAAAAATGTGTCTCTACTTTCTGTGCAGAAACAAGCGAGGTAGACCGGCATTGCTTCATTTCCAATACGGTTAAACAATCCATCGCGATTGAATCGAAAGATAAAATTTCAGAGAAAGACTTAGCGAGGCGTCACCACGTTAGCCCAACGACAACTTCACGAGTCATTCAAATCATGGCTTCTTCCTTTCAATTACGTACACACTCTCTCCCTAAACATTTATCCTTTGATGAGTTTCATTCTGTCGGAAATCAGATGAGCTTTATCTATATCGATTCTGTGACCCACCAGGTTATTGATGTTTTATCAGACCGAAGGTTACCAACCCTTCGAAGCCACTTTGGTCGCTACTCAACAGAAACGCGCTCCAAAGTAGAAACGATTGTCATTGATATGAATACTCCTTACTTAACACTCATTCACGAATTATTTCCACGGGCTAAAATTATTATTGATTCGTTTCATTTGGTCCAACTTATTAGTCGTTCTTTGAATCAAACGAGAGTGACCTGTATGAACCAGTATCGGACTTCAAATCCAGAAGACTTAAAAAAATATCGCAAACTCAAGCGGTACTGGAAACTTGGATTAAAGAGAGAATCCGATTTGAATTCCGTTCACTATTCGTATCACCGATTGTTTAAAGGAATGAAAAGTCAGACAGGGGTCATGGATTACCTTTTAAATTTGGGAGACGAATACAAAACGACGTATCAGTTCTATCAAGATCTTTTATTTGCCTTTGATCAAAAAGATTTCGTTCTTTTCCAAGAGATCTTAAAAGAAGCCCCAGTGGGGCTTTCTTCCTACATGAAAACAAGTCTGCGAACTCTTAAAAAGTATCAATCATACGTAGAAAATACGTTCTTACATCCTTACACAAATGGACCGATTGAAGGAATCAATAATAAAATTAAAGTGATCAAACGAATAGCCTTTGGATTTCGCAGTTTTTCTAAGTTCAAAACTAGAATTTTAATTTCCTGTAATACCGTTCAAAAATAA